The following are encoded in a window of Mycobacterium vicinigordonae genomic DNA:
- a CDS encoding FAD-dependent monooxygenase encodes MSAELAPVVISGAGPNGLLLAYELALAGIRPIVLDCLPGPSSEPKANGLVGQVVRTLDLRGLYGIFSGDQDPPRPSPGWMFSAMPLDFSGLADNPMYAMLMPQPRLVRLLEKQVRDLGVDLRWGHGLVGLQCGPDSVALTVAAPEGEYRLTADYLVGADGGHSLVRKTMGIAFPGSTSDTVGRIAHVHIPDHLRGADGALDIPGFGRLSFGHTRVDRGGLIFAEFEQGRTLFGTLETGTAVEDTPMSVAELRQSVRRLIDVDIPFEEAKGTGPHALRRINGWNTRQAERYRDGKVLLLGDAAHIHSAMGGPGLNLGLQDTVNLGWKLAAQINGWAPADLLDTYQSERYPVGQRVMMHSLAQTALMAPGPEVGALRTLVGELFAMEDVVAHMAGLLSGADVRYDVGNDHPLSGRLVPELQLDDGQRVAELLHTARPVLLDLHDGTAAEAARGWRHRVDIVSATAAENPAAAMLIRPDGYIAWATDAVEPFPEPDLNAALLRWFGAPAPQRRG; translated from the coding sequence ATGAGCGCAGAACTCGCACCAGTCGTCATCTCCGGTGCCGGACCCAATGGATTGCTGCTCGCGTACGAGCTAGCGCTTGCCGGCATCCGGCCGATCGTGCTTGATTGCCTCCCCGGCCCCAGCTCCGAGCCCAAGGCCAACGGCCTTGTCGGACAAGTGGTTCGGACATTGGATCTACGCGGCTTGTACGGGATATTCAGCGGTGACCAGGATCCGCCCCGACCCAGCCCCGGCTGGATGTTTTCGGCGATGCCGCTGGACTTCTCGGGCCTAGCCGACAATCCGATGTACGCCATGCTCATGCCTCAACCTCGCCTGGTGCGTCTCCTAGAGAAGCAGGTGCGCGACCTCGGCGTCGACCTGCGCTGGGGACATGGACTTGTCGGTTTACAGTGTGGACCAGACTCGGTTGCGCTCACCGTCGCCGCACCGGAAGGCGAATACCGCCTCACCGCAGACTATTTGGTGGGTGCCGACGGCGGACACAGCCTGGTGCGCAAGACCATGGGCATCGCCTTCCCCGGCAGCACGTCCGATACCGTGGGCCGCATTGCCCACGTGCACATCCCCGACCACCTTCGCGGTGCCGACGGTGCACTCGATATTCCCGGCTTCGGGCGTCTCAGCTTCGGCCACACGCGAGTCGACCGCGGCGGACTTATCTTCGCCGAATTCGAACAGGGCAGGACGCTGTTCGGAACCCTGGAAACAGGAACCGCGGTTGAGGACACTCCGATGAGCGTAGCCGAGCTGCGCCAGAGCGTGCGCCGCCTGATCGATGTTGACATTCCCTTCGAGGAAGCCAAAGGTACTGGGCCACATGCGCTGCGGCGGATCAACGGATGGAATACCCGACAAGCGGAACGATATCGCGACGGAAAGGTGCTATTGCTGGGCGATGCCGCACACATTCATAGCGCCATGGGTGGTCCGGGCTTGAATCTGGGGCTGCAGGACACCGTGAATCTCGGCTGGAAACTTGCGGCCCAGATCAATGGATGGGCTCCAGCGGATCTGCTCGACACTTACCAATCCGAGCGGTATCCGGTCGGTCAGCGCGTCATGATGCACTCGTTGGCGCAAACTGCGCTGATGGCGCCCGGGCCGGAAGTCGGTGCGCTAAGGACGCTCGTGGGCGAGCTGTTCGCCATGGAAGACGTTGTGGCGCACATGGCGGGGTTGCTGTCCGGCGCGGATGTGCGCTACGACGTGGGCAACGACCACCCACTGTCCGGAAGGTTGGTGCCCGAGCTGCAACTGGACGACGGGCAGCGGGTCGCCGAGCTACTACACACGGCACGTCCGGTGCTGCTTGATCTTCACGACGGCACCGCCGCGGAGGCGGCCCGGGGCTGGCGCCATCGCGTCGACATCGTTTCTGCCACCGCCGCCGAGAATCCAGCCGCGGCGATGCTGATTCGGCCAGACGGCTACATTGCCTGGGCCACAGACGCAGTCGAGCCCTTCCCCGAGCCGGACCTAAACGCCGCGCTGCTGCGCTGGTTCGGCGCGCCCGCCCCCCAGCGCCGAGGCTGA
- a CDS encoding LLM class F420-dependent oxidoreductase, with amino-acid sequence MSTAAAKLSVATPVVTMFPGASSDWEIKASIEDVTRVAEAADRLGYHHLTCSEHIALPTAEPARRGARYWDPLATFGYLAARTQRIKLATNVLVLGYHHPLEIAKRYGTLDVVSNGRLILGVGVGSLKEEFDLLGAAFEDRGSRGDDALRALRASLSTSQPEYQGEFYSFGGMIVDPCAVQDRVPLWVGGRTLRSLRRAVTLADGWAPFAVPNAQARDWLNRFELPASFDVVLPPPIRLDPLGEPDRARELIAETLADGATIVSANFAHTSLSHYLENLQSLAELNAS; translated from the coding sequence ATGAGCACCGCCGCCGCAAAGTTGTCCGTCGCCACGCCGGTGGTGACGATGTTTCCCGGCGCCAGCTCCGACTGGGAGATCAAGGCTTCCATCGAAGACGTCACCCGCGTCGCCGAAGCCGCCGACCGACTCGGGTATCACCACCTGACCTGTAGCGAACACATTGCACTGCCCACCGCCGAGCCGGCCCGCCGCGGTGCCCGGTACTGGGATCCACTGGCCACGTTCGGCTACCTGGCCGCGCGTACTCAGCGAATCAAATTGGCCACCAACGTTTTAGTGCTCGGCTACCACCACCCGTTGGAAATCGCCAAGCGCTACGGCACCCTGGACGTCGTCAGCAACGGGCGGCTCATCCTAGGTGTTGGCGTCGGCTCTCTCAAAGAGGAGTTCGACCTGCTCGGCGCGGCGTTCGAGGACCGCGGATCCCGCGGCGACGACGCGCTGCGAGCCTTACGCGCATCATTGTCGACCTCCCAGCCCGAATACCAGGGCGAGTTCTACTCGTTCGGGGGCATGATCGTCGACCCGTGTGCCGTACAAGATCGCGTCCCGCTCTGGGTCGGCGGGCGAACATTGCGCTCGCTGCGGCGCGCGGTCACCCTGGCCGACGGATGGGCGCCGTTCGCCGTACCGAACGCTCAGGCCCGAGACTGGTTGAACCGCTTTGAACTTCCAGCATCGTTCGACGTCGTGCTGCCGCCGCCGATCCGGCTAGATCCTCTCGGAGAACCCGATCGGGCGCGGGAGCTGATCGCCGAGACCCTCGCGGACGGTGCCACCATCGTAAGCGCCAACTTCGCGCACACCTCGCTATCGCACTACCTGGAGAATCTGCAGTCACTGGCGGAGTTGAACGCCTCGTGA
- a CDS encoding sulfurtransferase produces the protein MNERGRVLVTAAELARLIDAGELVSILDVRWRLDAPDGRTSHLEGHIPGAVYVSLEDDLSDHTVAGRGRHPLPSGASLQESLRRWGVRDGVPVVVYDDWNRAGSGRAWWVLTAAGLTDVRILDGGLPAWCGAGGHLETGPVTPPTGNVTVPHDDLYAGAQPTLTAEEAGTANMPLFDARAPERFRGDVEPVDAVAGHIPGAKNLPFGSLLTADAAFLGAKELQTLLSENGIKQGEPVGTYCGSGITAAVVVAALAAAGQRAALFPGSWSEWSSDPQRPVERG, from the coding sequence GTGAACGAGCGCGGACGAGTACTGGTCACCGCAGCCGAGCTGGCGCGGCTTATCGATGCCGGGGAATTGGTGAGCATCCTGGACGTGCGCTGGCGACTCGATGCTCCGGATGGTCGGACGAGTCATTTGGAAGGCCACATCCCCGGCGCGGTGTACGTGTCGCTCGAAGACGACCTCAGCGACCACACAGTCGCCGGGCGTGGACGTCATCCGCTGCCGTCCGGCGCTAGTCTGCAGGAATCGTTACGGCGGTGGGGTGTACGTGACGGCGTACCGGTCGTCGTCTACGACGACTGGAATCGAGCCGGCTCCGGGCGCGCCTGGTGGGTGCTCACCGCGGCGGGGCTCACCGATGTGCGTATTCTCGACGGCGGCCTCCCGGCGTGGTGTGGCGCCGGGGGCCATTTGGAGACCGGCCCTGTCACGCCGCCCACCGGCAATGTGACTGTGCCGCACGATGATTTGTATGCAGGTGCCCAGCCCACCTTGACTGCCGAGGAGGCCGGCACGGCGAACATGCCGCTGTTCGATGCGCGTGCACCCGAACGCTTCCGCGGCGACGTCGAGCCCGTCGACGCGGTCGCCGGGCACATCCCCGGCGCGAAAAACCTCCCGTTCGGGAGTTTGCTGACCGCCGACGCCGCGTTCCTGGGTGCGAAGGAGCTGCAAACCCTGTTGTCGGAGAACGGTATTAAGCAGGGTGAACCGGTGGGAACGTACTGCGGTTCGGGAATCACTGCCGCCGTCGTGGTCGCCGCACTTGCCGCGGCGGGTCAACGGGCTGCGCTGTTTCCCGGGTCCTGGTCGGAATGGAGTTCAGACCCACAGCGCCCCGTCGAGCGCGGCTAA
- a CDS encoding alpha/beta fold hydrolase: MDLFVEWHSSGTELTWRSTTDANAGQAVSIFLRRFGKPGAPALVCVHGFPTSSIDYFAMARELGDDFEVFALDFPGYGASDKPPEPYVYSLYDDARLLVHAITKVWKLTEYRMITHDRGSSVGMIALGLLTESGQLPVDVIVTNANIYLPLSNLTPFQIALLDSATGRATAAETTPELLAAGLGVTTFMPRRRPHDPEIAALAKCFAYNNGIRVLPDTIQYLHERAADEKRWLEELSKLPVNTTLVWGLHDTVAPLRVANHVWQKYLRAKPGQSRYWVVPTADHYVQCDAPGELAQIIRLTAQGKDIALQLQTLGDKPEGPVLVDQLNSD, translated from the coding sequence ATGGACCTCTTCGTTGAATGGCACAGCAGCGGGACGGAACTGACCTGGCGATCGACCACCGACGCCAACGCCGGGCAAGCGGTCTCGATTTTCCTGCGCCGCTTCGGCAAACCGGGGGCGCCCGCGCTGGTGTGTGTGCACGGCTTTCCGACGTCGAGCATCGACTACTTCGCGATGGCCCGCGAACTGGGTGATGACTTCGAGGTCTTCGCCCTGGACTTTCCCGGCTACGGCGCCTCCGACAAACCGCCCGAACCCTACGTCTACTCCCTTTACGACGACGCGCGTCTGCTCGTGCACGCCATCACTAAGGTGTGGAAGTTGACTGAGTACCGGATGATTACTCACGATCGCGGCAGCAGCGTCGGGATGATCGCGCTCGGACTGCTCACCGAAAGTGGCCAGTTGCCAGTCGATGTTATCGTCACCAACGCCAATATCTACCTGCCGTTGTCGAATCTCACTCCGTTTCAGATCGCGCTTCTCGACAGCGCGACTGGCCGGGCCACGGCAGCGGAGACGACGCCGGAGCTGCTGGCCGCCGGACTAGGGGTCACCACGTTCATGCCGCGCCGCCGGCCCCATGACCCCGAGATAGCGGCTTTGGCAAAATGTTTCGCCTACAACAACGGTATCCGGGTGCTGCCGGACACCATTCAGTACTTGCACGAGCGGGCCGCTGACGAAAAGCGTTGGCTGGAAGAACTTTCCAAACTTCCAGTCAATACCACGCTGGTCTGGGGCCTGCACGACACGGTCGCGCCGTTGCGCGTAGCCAACCATGTGTGGCAGAAGTACCTGCGCGCCAAGCCCGGCCAGAGCCGCTATTGGGTGGTCCCGACCGCCGATCACTACGTGCAATGCGACGCACCCGGCGAGTTGGCACAGATCATCCGACTCACCGCGCAGGGCAAGGACATCGCGCTACAGCTGCAGACTCTCGGGGACAAACCCGAAGGCCCGGTGCTGGTGGATCAGCTGAACAGCGACTGA
- a CDS encoding TetR/AcrR family transcriptional regulator translates to MTSAVRRPYGELDRAQVVSCLHALARRVGVQQVTMRSLAAELGAAVPSVYYHVPGKQAALDLLAESVLADIPVPEDGPWETRLAELFCSAREVMLDVPGVAGLLQTSGGGERARRLDRLSRSLLTEAGVSKAVVAAAHTVLYTYLLGSVSLEELRGRRQPAKRFRAGLDVIIAGVKAMENS, encoded by the coding sequence ATGACGTCGGCGGTGCGGCGTCCGTACGGTGAACTGGACCGCGCACAGGTGGTGTCCTGCCTGCATGCGCTGGCCCGTCGGGTGGGTGTGCAACAGGTGACGATGCGGTCGCTGGCCGCCGAACTCGGCGCGGCGGTGCCGTCGGTCTATTACCACGTTCCGGGAAAACAGGCCGCCCTGGATCTGCTCGCCGAGTCCGTGCTGGCCGACATCCCGGTGCCCGAAGATGGTCCTTGGGAGACGCGACTGGCCGAACTCTTCTGTTCGGCCCGCGAGGTGATGCTCGACGTCCCGGGGGTTGCTGGCCTGCTACAGACCAGCGGAGGCGGCGAGCGGGCCCGCCGGCTGGACCGGCTGAGCCGCTCGCTGCTGACCGAAGCCGGCGTGTCCAAAGCCGTGGTCGCGGCGGCTCACACGGTGCTCTACACCTATCTGCTGGGCTCGGTCAGCTTGGAGGAGTTGCGCGGCCGTCGTCAGCCCGCTAAGCGCTTCCGCGCGGGCCTGGACGTGATCATCGCCGGTGTCAAGGCAATGGAGAATTCATGA
- a CDS encoding cytochrome P450, translated as MTVPNLGSLTVENQETPADRDAAAVLDPDTFVVGAPLDALKRLRADNPVHPVQLSGLPRAWLLTKHADVRTVSRDTDTFTSSRGNTLVEVEAGPTSAMLPGIDPPRHVHYRKLINQGFTARNVLRLEPHMRQVARNIVADILEKGEFDAVPDISAEMSLQVIADVLGVPAEDRMEVFRWSNAIGTLGIEDPDYAPTPEALGQAAAEMFRYCGELVKHRRQHGLTDDILSALLSAEVDGEKLNRDQLNEFFLLLAIAGNETTRNTLSHGILALSQHPDQQALLARDPGAVKPAVEELLRWATPVMHFRRTVTRDVEIRGQQIPKGDWVLMHYLSANRDEDVFERADEFDVTRVDAGHAAFGGGGVHFCLGAQLARLELRVMLEELYPKVPGLTVTGQPDRLRSSFFHGIKRLPCSMGD; from the coding sequence ATGACTGTTCCGAATCTGGGTTCGTTGACCGTCGAGAACCAGGAAACGCCCGCTGACCGTGACGCCGCGGCAGTGCTAGACCCGGATACCTTTGTTGTCGGCGCACCGTTGGATGCGTTGAAAAGGTTGCGCGCCGACAATCCGGTGCACCCGGTTCAGTTGTCGGGTCTGCCTCGAGCGTGGCTGTTGACCAAGCACGCCGATGTCCGCACCGTCAGTCGTGATACCGATACCTTCACGTCCTCGAGAGGTAACACGCTGGTCGAGGTCGAGGCCGGTCCCACCTCGGCGATGCTACCGGGAATCGACCCGCCCCGGCACGTCCACTACCGCAAGCTGATCAACCAGGGGTTCACCGCCCGCAACGTGCTGCGGCTGGAACCGCACATGCGCCAGGTCGCCCGCAACATCGTCGCGGACATCCTGGAGAAGGGTGAATTCGATGCTGTGCCAGACATTTCCGCCGAGATGTCGCTTCAGGTGATCGCCGACGTGCTCGGTGTTCCGGCCGAAGACCGCATGGAGGTTTTCCGCTGGAGCAATGCTATCGGCACCCTGGGCATCGAGGACCCCGACTACGCGCCGACTCCCGAGGCGCTCGGGCAGGCCGCAGCCGAGATGTTCCGCTACTGCGGTGAATTGGTGAAGCATCGGCGCCAGCACGGGCTCACCGACGACATTCTTTCGGCTCTGCTATCCGCCGAGGTCGACGGCGAAAAGCTCAACCGCGACCAGCTCAACGAATTCTTCCTGCTGCTGGCGATCGCCGGCAACGAGACCACCCGAAATACCTTGAGTCACGGTATTTTGGCGCTCTCTCAGCATCCCGATCAGCAGGCCTTGCTCGCGCGCGATCCTGGAGCCGTCAAACCTGCGGTGGAAGAACTGCTGCGCTGGGCCACGCCGGTGATGCATTTCCGCCGCACCGTCACCCGAGACGTCGAGATCCGCGGGCAGCAGATCCCGAAAGGTGACTGGGTGCTGATGCACTACCTTTCGGCCAACCGCGACGAGGACGTCTTCGAGCGGGCCGACGAGTTCGACGTCACCCGGGTGGACGCCGGACACGCGGCCTTCGGCGGTGGGGGGGTGCACTTCTGCCTCGGTGCTCAACTCGCCCGTCTGGAGCTTCGGGTGATGCTCGAAGAGCTGTACCCGAAGGTGCCCGGGCTCACCGTCACCGGCCAGCCCGACCGGCTGCGCTCGTCGTTCTTCCATGGGATAAAGCGGCTTCCGTGCAGCATGGGGGATTGA
- the efeB gene encoding iron uptake transporter deferrochelatase/peroxidase subunit yields MTDDEAAEIANPVDSAPVSRRRLLGGTMLAGLAGAATGGLAGYAVAAEPGKGDDNDTVDLRRSHQFYGQSREGSHQSGIATPPQRYCVFMSYSLADRAGRTDLQALLARWSAAAAVLHQGNPVGAVQPAVEVQPPSDTGEAHGLSPAALTVTIGLGPSVFGDRFGLASRKPALFTDLPVLNGDNLDPLLRGGDLSVQACADDPQVCYHATRNLTRLGRDIVAPSWQVLGFGRASAGPGQATPRNLMGFKDGTRNVITDEQYRQFVWVDNSDQGWMNGGTYQVVRKIRMLLETWDTDRIGDQQQTFGRNKQSGAPLGGKDEFDTPDFGAKGRDGKPVIDPLSHVGLAARENNDGVMIRRRSYNYTDGLDSAGQLNAGLLFISYQNDPRNFIRLQNKLGADDLLNEYIRHVGSAIFAIPPSPSPGHYIGQSLFS; encoded by the coding sequence ATGACCGACGACGAAGCCGCCGAAATCGCAAACCCGGTTGACAGTGCACCGGTTTCGCGCCGCCGACTGCTCGGCGGCACCATGTTGGCCGGGCTGGCCGGCGCAGCTACCGGCGGACTGGCCGGATACGCGGTCGCGGCAGAGCCGGGAAAGGGCGACGACAACGACACGGTCGACCTGCGCCGCAGCCACCAATTCTACGGACAATCGCGCGAAGGCAGTCATCAAAGCGGAATCGCGACACCGCCCCAGCGGTACTGCGTGTTCATGTCATACTCGCTGGCCGACAGGGCCGGGCGGACCGACCTGCAGGCCCTGCTCGCGCGGTGGTCGGCGGCGGCCGCGGTTCTGCACCAAGGCAATCCGGTGGGTGCGGTGCAGCCGGCGGTGGAGGTGCAGCCGCCGTCAGACACCGGTGAAGCGCACGGTCTGAGTCCGGCCGCACTCACCGTGACCATTGGCTTGGGGCCGTCGGTGTTCGGCGACCGCTTCGGACTCGCCAGTCGCAAACCCGCTTTGTTTACCGACCTGCCTGTCCTCAACGGCGACAACCTCGATCCGCTCCTGCGCGGCGGAGACCTGTCGGTGCAGGCTTGCGCTGACGATCCGCAGGTGTGCTATCACGCCACGCGCAACCTGACCCGGCTCGGACGTGACATCGTCGCGCCGTCGTGGCAGGTTCTGGGTTTTGGTCGAGCATCGGCCGGACCCGGCCAGGCCACGCCACGAAACCTGATGGGATTCAAGGACGGAACTCGCAACGTCATCACCGACGAGCAGTACCGCCAATTCGTGTGGGTCGACAACAGCGACCAGGGCTGGATGAACGGCGGCACCTATCAGGTCGTCCGCAAGATCAGGATGCTGCTCGAAACCTGGGATACCGACCGGATCGGCGACCAGCAACAGACTTTCGGCCGCAACAAGCAGAGCGGTGCACCGCTGGGGGGCAAGGACGAATTCGACACACCGGACTTCGGCGCCAAAGGCCGTGACGGTAAACCGGTCATCGATCCGCTGTCCCACGTCGGTTTGGCGGCAAGGGAAAACAACGACGGTGTGATGATCCGCCGGCGCTCCTACAACTACACCGACGGGTTGGACAGCGCAGGTCAACTCAACGCCGGCCTGTTGTTCATCTCCTATCAGAACGACCCGCGCAATTTCATCAGGCTGCAGAACAAATTGGGCGCCGACGATCTGCTCAACGAGTACATCCGGCACGTCGGGTCGGCGATCTTCGCGATACCGCCGTCGCCGAGCCCGGGCCACTACATCGGTCAGTCGCTGTTCAGCTGA
- a CDS encoding Na+/H+ antiporter, whose amino-acid sequence MFGLVVIVALVTAVVVGTVLGRRYRVGPPVLLIALGTLLGLIPHFGNVEIDGEIVLLLFLPAILYWESLNTSFREMRTNLRVIIMSSIGLVIATAFAVSWTARALGMEPHTAAVLGAVLSPTDAAAVAGLAKRLPRRALTVLRGESLINDGTALVLFAVTVAVAEGAHEIGPGALVVRFVLSYLGGIMAGLLVGGLVTLLRRRIDEPLEEGALSLLTPFAAFLLAQALDCSGVVAVLVSALVLTYTGPKVIRARSRLQSYAFWDITTFLINGSLWVFIGVQIPGAIRHITDADNGGLPRATYLALAVTGVVVATRIAWVEFATLLGRVADAITKRPPRHVPFRQRCVTSWAGFRGAVSLAAALAVPLTVHQGAPFPDRNLLIYVVVVVILVTVLVQGSTLPAVVRWARLPEDVARADELQLARTRSVETAREALPQVADELGVGPELYKRLNKEYEERAAIVLADPDDDRANHLAEGSDLARKVRLAVLDRQRQAVTALRNQNLIDDIVLREVQSAMDLEEVQLLDPADPE is encoded by the coding sequence GTGTTCGGCCTCGTCGTCATCGTCGCGCTAGTCACCGCCGTGGTCGTGGGAACGGTCCTGGGGCGGCGCTATCGGGTGGGTCCGCCCGTTTTGCTGATCGCGCTGGGCACGCTGCTAGGACTGATTCCGCATTTCGGCAACGTCGAGATCGACGGCGAGATCGTCCTGCTGCTGTTCCTGCCGGCGATCCTGTACTGGGAGAGCTTGAACACCAGCTTCCGGGAGATGCGCACCAACCTGCGCGTCATCATCATGTCCAGCATCGGCCTGGTGATCGCGACCGCGTTCGCCGTCTCGTGGACGGCTCGTGCGCTTGGCATGGAGCCCCACACCGCCGCGGTATTGGGCGCCGTACTGTCACCCACTGACGCTGCCGCCGTCGCCGGGCTGGCCAAACGCCTGCCGCGGCGCGCGCTCACTGTGCTGCGAGGCGAGAGCCTGATCAACGACGGCACTGCCCTGGTGTTGTTTGCGGTGACCGTCGCAGTCGCCGAAGGCGCCCACGAGATCGGTCCCGGCGCACTTGTCGTGCGATTCGTGCTTTCTTATCTCGGCGGGATCATGGCCGGGCTCCTCGTCGGCGGGCTCGTCACGCTGCTGCGTCGACGCATCGACGAACCGCTCGAGGAAGGGGCGCTGAGCCTGCTCACCCCGTTTGCGGCATTCCTGCTCGCCCAAGCGCTGGATTGCAGCGGTGTCGTGGCGGTGCTGGTATCGGCGTTGGTGCTCACCTACACCGGGCCGAAGGTAATTCGGGCACGTTCGCGTCTGCAGTCCTACGCCTTCTGGGACATCACCACATTCCTGATCAACGGCTCGCTGTGGGTGTTCATCGGCGTACAAATCCCCGGTGCGATACGCCATATCACCGATGCCGATAACGGCGGCCTACCGCGTGCCACCTACCTTGCCCTAGCCGTCACCGGAGTTGTGGTGGCGACCCGAATCGCCTGGGTGGAGTTCGCCACGTTGCTCGGCCGCGTCGCCGATGCGATCACCAAGCGGCCGCCGCGACATGTCCCGTTCCGGCAGCGCTGCGTCACCAGCTGGGCCGGGTTCCGCGGGGCGGTGTCGCTGGCTGCAGCGCTAGCGGTGCCCCTGACCGTGCACCAGGGTGCGCCGTTTCCGGACCGCAACCTACTGATCTATGTCGTGGTCGTCGTCATCCTGGTAACGGTTCTGGTGCAGGGCAGCACGCTGCCGGCCGTGGTGCGATGGGCGCGGTTGCCCGAGGACGTTGCCCGGGCCGACGAATTGCAGCTCGCCCGAACCCGCAGCGTCGAAACCGCCCGCGAAGCCTTACCCCAGGTGGCCGACGAATTGGGGGTCGGGCCGGAGCTGTACAAACGCCTCAACAAGGAGTACGAGGAGCGGGCCGCGATCGTGCTGGCCGACCCCGACGACGACCGCGCCAACCACTTGGCCGAAGGCTCCGACCTGGCCCGAAAGGTACGGCTGGCCGTGCTGGATCGCCAGCGCCAGGCCGTCACCGCGCTGCGCAACCAGAACCTGATTGACGACATCGTGCTGCGCGAAGTGCAGTCCGCGATGGACTTGGAGGAAGTTCAGCTGCTCGACCCCGCCGACCCGGAATAG
- a CDS encoding TetR family transcriptional regulator codes for MANVGLRERKKADTRRALSDAALRLAFEHGLDNVTREDIAAAAGVSLRTFTNYFNGKYDAIAYRQTERLRRSVAELRQRPAKEPLWSAITHAVLAPLEEDFDDAGAPENQAPSRHELAEVRKLLMSSPIRNAMSDNLFDAWLAVVAERTGTDPQRDMYPRLVVAVVRAVGDAAMDAYASAEPPVAITTLIRQGFAAVAAGLPEPGEHA; via the coding sequence ATGGCGAATGTGGGATTGCGAGAACGCAAGAAGGCTGACACGCGGCGCGCACTCAGCGATGCCGCCCTGCGCCTGGCTTTTGAACACGGTCTGGACAACGTGACCCGCGAGGACATCGCCGCCGCGGCGGGGGTATCCCTGCGCACCTTCACCAATTACTTCAACGGCAAGTACGACGCGATCGCCTACCGCCAGACCGAACGGCTGCGCCGCAGCGTCGCCGAGCTGCGACAGCGGCCCGCAAAAGAACCATTGTGGTCGGCCATCACGCACGCCGTGCTGGCGCCGCTGGAAGAGGATTTCGACGACGCCGGCGCGCCGGAGAACCAGGCTCCGAGTCGCCATGAGCTCGCCGAAGTCCGCAAGCTGCTGATGAGCTCACCGATTCGTAACGCCATGTCGGATAACCTGTTCGACGCGTGGCTTGCGGTGGTCGCGGAGCGCACCGGCACTGATCCCCAGCGCGACATGTATCCGCGCCTGGTCGTCGCCGTGGTGCGCGCCGTCGGTGATGCGGCCATGGATGCTTACGCCAGCGCCGAGCCGCCCGTCGCGATCACCACACTCATCCGCCAAGGTTTCGCCGCGGTCGCGGCCGGCCTGCCCGAGCCCGGAGAACACGCATGA
- a CDS encoding DUF5685 family protein: MFGIIRPCRHRLGSELTAAWRAQLCGLCLALRDDYGQAARVATNYDGLIVSLLVEAQSQAKPTRRTAGPCPLRGMKRAEVATGECVKLAAVVSLALAAANVRDHVDDRDGLVGAAAIRPAARRMAESWVRRGTDTGHTLGFDADVLVAAMDRQIHLEATAGPGSSLLTVTEPTETAVAAAFAHTAVLAGCPANEAPLREIGQLFGRVAHLLDAVEDYRDDLARGKWNPLAVTATSLPEVRTLCEDAVLGIELALSEVDFSDGRLPRRLLTKELRRAVSRTFGQPSPRAKYPSGTPHGEQEGINFGDQPYGNFPPGEMPPGQLPPQQRKESWWNTCTDACCCDCECDCCCDSCCGEGDSCCCDCGDCCDCN, encoded by the coding sequence GTGTTTGGCATCATTCGGCCCTGCCGTCACCGGCTCGGTAGCGAACTCACTGCAGCCTGGCGTGCCCAACTTTGCGGTCTATGCCTGGCGCTGCGGGACGACTATGGTCAGGCTGCGCGAGTCGCGACCAATTACGACGGTCTGATCGTCTCGCTGCTTGTCGAAGCGCAGTCACAGGCGAAGCCGACCCGCCGCACCGCCGGCCCGTGCCCGCTGCGTGGCATGAAGCGCGCGGAGGTAGCGACCGGCGAATGCGTGAAGCTAGCCGCCGTCGTCTCTCTGGCGCTTGCGGCGGCCAATGTGCGCGACCACGTCGACGACCGCGACGGCCTGGTCGGCGCGGCGGCTATCCGACCGGCGGCGCGTCGTATGGCCGAAAGCTGGGTGCGCCGCGGCACCGACACCGGCCACACGCTGGGTTTCGACGCCGACGTGCTGGTGGCCGCGATGGATCGGCAGATTCACCTGGAGGCGACGGCCGGGCCGGGCAGCTCGCTGCTTACCGTGACCGAGCCGACCGAGACCGCGGTCGCCGCCGCGTTTGCGCACACCGCGGTGCTGGCCGGTTGCCCGGCCAACGAAGCACCGCTGCGTGAGATCGGCCAGCTGTTCGGGCGGGTGGCACATCTGCTCGATGCGGTCGAGGACTACCGCGACGATCTGGCCCGCGGAAAGTGGAACCCGTTGGCCGTCACCGCAACGTCACTGCCCGAAGTCCGCACGCTTTGCGAGGACGCGGTGCTGGGCATCGAACTGGCCCTTTCCGAGGTGGACTTCTCCGATGGGCGCCTGCCACGGCGGCTGCTGACCAAGGAACTGCGCCGTGCTGTCTCACGCACCTTCGGCCAGCCAAGCCCAAGAGCCAAGTACCCGTCGGGAACGCCGCATGGCGAGCAGGAGGGCATCAACTTCGGCGACCAGCCATACGGCAACTTTCCGCCCGGCGAGATGCCGCCCGGCCAGTTGCCGCCCCAACAGCGCAAGGAAAGCTGGTGGAACACCTGCACCGATGCCTGCTGCTGCGACTGCGAGTGCGACTGTTGCTGCGACTCCTGCTGCGGGGAAGGCGACTCGTGCTGCTGTGACTGCGGGGACTGCTGCGACTGCAACTAA